A region of bacterium DNA encodes the following proteins:
- a CDS encoding TlpA family protein disulfide reductase codes for MSLRNFPTTPIATALLAILIAVLVPSAHAAEAASATLGIGDNAPALEVEAWLKGEPVPQFLRGRAYIVEFWATWCMPCVYGMPHLTEMQSRWADRVTVIGVDVFDGNADAADSVTTRERVAAFVAARDSVIGYRIAFDGESQKAAASWLRAAGLNTIPSAVLVDGEGRIAHIGNPAQAAFEQAVQAVLDGSHDLAAARVAYEAEREQAKARASARKAASLRLDAEVANALPHIRAGRNADGAAVLDTLDGVFDALGPTARDQAKVAACRTLYAAGEVAVADAYVDHLLAADAMASGLELNEIAWIMINPDAPVAGADPRRALRCAERALAILEPDLQMYRTIIMEVQARSLWQSGERERAVAVLTEAVAIETNERLRAGLQELLAGYTR; via the coding sequence ATGTCTTTACGCAACTTCCCGACTACACCCATTGCGACTGCATTGCTGGCGATCCTGATCGCCGTGCTGGTGCCGTCGGCGCACGCGGCCGAGGCGGCGTCCGCCACGCTCGGCATCGGCGACAACGCCCCGGCCCTCGAAGTCGAGGCCTGGCTCAAGGGCGAACCGGTTCCGCAGTTCCTGCGCGGGCGTGCCTACATCGTCGAGTTCTGGGCCACCTGGTGCATGCCGTGCGTCTACGGCATGCCGCACCTGACCGAGATGCAGTCGCGATGGGCGGATCGCGTCACGGTGATCGGGGTCGACGTGTTCGATGGCAATGCCGACGCAGCGGACAGCGTCACGACACGGGAACGGGTCGCGGCGTTCGTCGCCGCGCGGGACTCGGTGATCGGCTATCGCATCGCCTTCGACGGCGAGTCGCAGAAGGCTGCCGCCAGCTGGCTGCGGGCGGCGGGCCTGAACACGATTCCGTCGGCGGTCCTTGTCGATGGCGAGGGGCGCATCGCGCACATCGGCAACCCGGCGCAAGCCGCGTTCGAGCAGGCGGTGCAGGCGGTGCTCGACGGGAGCCACGACCTGGCCGCGGCGCGCGTGGCGTACGAGGCGGAACGTGAGCAGGCCAAGGCCCGGGCCAGCGCCCGCAAGGCGGCCTCGCTGCGGCTCGACGCCGAGGTGGCGAACGCACTGCCGCACATCAGGGCCGGCCGGAACGCCGATGGTGCGGCCGTGCTCGACACCCTCGACGGCGTGTTCGACGCGCTGGGCCCGACGGCGCGCGACCAGGCCAAGGTGGCCGCTTGCCGGACGCTGTATGCCGCCGGCGAGGTGGCCGTGGCCGACGCCTACGTCGACCATCTGCTGGCTGCCGATGCGATGGCTTCGGGCCTGGAGCTGAACGAGATCGCGTGGATCATGATCAACCCCGATGCGCCGGTGGCGGGCGCTGACCCGCGGCGCGCGTTGCGCTGCGCGGAGCGCGCGCTGGCCATCCTCGAGCCCGACCTGCAGATGTATCGCACCATCATCATGGAAGTGCAGGCCCGCAGCCTGTGGCAATCCGGCGAACGCGAACGCGCCGTGGCGGTGCTGACCGAGGCTGTGGCGATCGAGACGAACGAGAGGTTGCGGGCCGGGTTGCAGGAGTTGCTGGCGGGTTATACGCGGTAG
- a CDS encoding VCBS repeat-containing protein, with translation MTSWFTISTVTASPKSLSPPPDSDAGGLSEAGTVTIWKGPLEEGRTAGFSTAGVVLSGPAARAHLGTAIVADWNGDGKSDLVLGAYGVSKCYVLLGPIQLNGSHRINDVDDVTLLAASGSRAGASLASGDVDADGIDDLLIVAPSLDITGGATSTPATSPWGVARRTRRSFSTRAFVSSG, from the coding sequence ATGACATCGTGGTTCACGATCTCGACGGTGACGGCATCGCCGAAATCATTGTCTCCGCCCCCGGATTCCGACGCCGGCGGCCTTTCCGAAGCCGGTACGGTGACGATCTGGAAGGGCCCTCTGGAGGAGGGCCGCACCGCGGGATTCTCCACCGCGGGTGTCGTTCTGTCCGGCCCCGCTGCGCGCGCACACTTGGGGACGGCCATCGTTGCGGACTGGAACGGAGACGGCAAATCCGATCTCGTTCTCGGCGCCTATGGGGTCAGCAAATGCTATGTTCTTCTCGGCCCCATACAGCTCAACGGGTCACACCGCATCAATGACGTCGACGACGTCACGCTCCTGGCCGCATCCGGCAGCCGTGCGGGTGCATCTTTGGCATCCGGGGATGTCGACGCCGACGGGATCGACGATCTCCTGATCGTGGCGCCGTCGCTCGACATCACGGGCGGAGCAACGTCAACGCCTGCTACATCGCCCTGGGGCGTCGCACGCCGAACGCGGAGATCCTTCTCGACCAGGGCATTCGTATCGTCGGGATAG
- a CDS encoding T9SS type A sorting domain-containing protein produces the protein MRTAFAGALPLPEISVNCDYFPVIVHGRGGPSAYAFQMGDPGGPVVWQAKGTLEYCDVVTFLSNEITTVELPYSLGVSLVAAESFGNPEVTRGFAKATITGSVDGHLVLAGADSVESESVTPTETYLSSSGTVPVAVGIGQTQVTIRMSADVYIEAAARSAGLWGLLSGSATAAALWPDSFILGNFQGPGGTPLQESLRIESAVSGMVYKDGGVAAHVEGDAASPAFRVQAFPNPGGGAFSLHVDVPGSDPAHVKIYDLRGHLVREIARGLLGNDAVLTWDGKDDAGVPVASGVYHAIVSTAAAQRAAKIVVQR, from the coding sequence TTGAGAACGGCCTTTGCGGGTGCACTACCACTCCCCGAAATCTCGGTGAACTGCGATTACTTCCCGGTGATCGTGCACGGTCGTGGCGGTCCGTCCGCGTACGCGTTCCAGATGGGCGATCCCGGCGGTCCAGTCGTCTGGCAGGCAAAGGGCACTCTGGAATACTGCGATGTGGTCACGTTCTTATCGAACGAGATCACGACAGTTGAACTGCCTTACAGCCTGGGCGTGAGTCTGGTGGCTGCAGAGTCCTTCGGCAACCCGGAGGTTACACGGGGCTTCGCCAAAGCCACGATCACGGGCTCCGTGGACGGCCATCTGGTTCTGGCCGGCGCCGACTCCGTCGAGTCGGAAAGCGTGACGCCCACCGAGACCTACCTCAGCTCCTCCGGGACGGTACCCGTTGCCGTTGGCATCGGCCAGACCCAGGTCACGATCCGCATGTCCGCCGACGTCTACATCGAAGCCGCTGCCCGCTCGGCCGGACTCTGGGGACTCCTCTCCGGGTCGGCGACGGCTGCCGCGCTGTGGCCCGATTCGTTCATCCTGGGGAACTTTCAGGGTCCCGGCGGCACGCCGCTGCAGGAATCGCTGCGGATCGAAAGCGCCGTGTCCGGGATGGTCTACAAGGATGGCGGTGTCGCCGCCCACGTCGAAGGAGACGCCGCGAGCCCCGCGTTTCGGGTGCAGGCCTTCCCCAACCCCGGCGGCGGCGCCTTTTCCCTGCACGTTGATGTCCCCGGCTCCGACCCGGCCCATGTGAAGATCTACGACCTGCGTGGCCATCTGGTGCGGGAGATCGCGCGAGGGCTGCTGGGCAACGATGCCGTGCTGACCTGGGACGGCAAGGACGATGCCGGGGTGCCCGTGGCCAGCGGCGTCTACCATGCGATCGTGTCCACGGCGGCGGCGCAGCGGGCGGCAAAGATCGTGGTTCAGAGGTAG
- a CDS encoding alpha/beta fold hydrolase — MMGFAGLAPAQVNSAPAAATQTAAATTAQSFANAVVARDGAAARALGDAKLAAAMTDATISQIMAAVTAQVGAVTGTDAAWLETAESGFTHHRVALRGEKGILDFQVVVDGSGHVAGLWLKPHQAAPGKVEAPAKDEGPQPRQVEVSVGPADSALPGTLTLPDGDGPFPVVVLVHGSGPSDRDGNVSGNRPYRDIAHGLATKGVATLRYDKRSFANPGSLMAHGAAMTVQHESIDDAVAAVALLRTRPEIDPARVYVLGHSLGGMVAPRIAGQAKADGMIILAGATRPLPEVVLEQVRYIAAVDDVLTMDEVIENERMAESVKRYREAPAGTGTFMGLPAGYLADLEAHDAPAEAAALDIPVLVLQGARDYQVTMEDLRRWQAALPPARAPVIRCTATSTT; from the coding sequence GTGATGGGGTTCGCCGGACTTGCGCCGGCGCAAGTGAACTCGGCACCCGCCGCCGCCACGCAAACTGCCGCCGCCACCACCGCCCAATCCTTCGCCAACGCCGTCGTCGCCCGCGATGGCGCCGCGGCGCGCGCCCTCGGCGACGCCAAGCTCGCCGCCGCCATGACCGACGCGACCATCAGCCAGATCATGGCTGCGGTGACCGCGCAGGTCGGCGCCGTCACCGGCACCGACGCTGCCTGGCTGGAGACCGCCGAGAGCGGTTTCACCCACCATCGCGTCGCGCTGCGCGGCGAGAAGGGCATCCTCGACTTCCAGGTCGTTGTCGACGGCAGTGGGCACGTGGCCGGGTTGTGGCTGAAGCCGCACCAGGCGGCGCCGGGCAAGGTGGAAGCGCCGGCCAAGGACGAAGGCCCCCAGCCGCGCCAGGTTGAAGTGAGCGTCGGCCCCGCCGACAGCGCGCTGCCCGGCACGCTGACCCTCCCCGACGGTGACGGCCCGTTCCCCGTCGTGGTCCTTGTGCACGGCAGCGGACCCAGTGATCGCGACGGCAACGTCTCAGGCAATCGCCCCTACCGCGACATTGCGCACGGCTTGGCGACGAAAGGCGTCGCCACGCTGCGTTACGACAAGCGCAGCTTCGCGAACCCGGGCTCGCTGATGGCCCACGGCGCGGCGATGACGGTGCAGCACGAGTCCATCGACGACGCCGTGGCCGCGGTGGCGCTGCTGCGCACGCGGCCGGAGATCGACCCCGCGCGCGTCTACGTGCTGGGGCATTCGCTGGGCGGCATGGTGGCGCCGCGCATTGCCGGGCAGGCCAAGGCCGACGGCATGATCATCCTGGCCGGGGCCACGCGGCCGCTGCCCGAGGTGGTGCTCGAGCAGGTGCGGTACATTGCCGCCGTCGACGACGTCCTGACGATGGACGAGGTGATCGAAAACGAGCGCATGGCGGAGTCCGTGAAGCGTTACCGTGAGGCGCCGGCCGGTACGGGCACCTTCATGGGCCTGCCCGCCGGCTACCTGGCCGACCTCGAGGCGCACGACGCCCCGGCCGAGGCGGCCGCCCTCGACATCCCCGTGCTCGTGCTCCAGGGAGCCCGCGACTACCAGGTCACCATGGAAGACCTCCGGCGCTGGCAGGCCGCCCTGCCCCCGGCCCGCGCACCTGTTATAAGGTGTACGGCGACCTCGACCACCTGA